A genomic region of Marinobacter sp. NP-4(2019) contains the following coding sequences:
- a CDS encoding hydrogenase maturation protease: protein MSDVSGPIRVIGIGNRDRGDDALGPLVVDALRDRLPATVSAVEHSGEVAGLVDLISDAKAVYLVDAAVMGLEPGSFREFDASTSPLPALGGAFSSHALGLSEAIELARALDALPSVCRVFAVEAASFEAGEGLSHPLGDTLPRVAQAVIDSLRQESGHA from the coding sequence ATGAGTGATGTCTCCGGTCCCATCAGGGTCATCGGTATCGGCAACCGGGACCGGGGGGACGATGCTCTCGGACCGCTGGTGGTAGACGCTCTTCGTGATCGATTGCCGGCAACCGTCAGCGCGGTTGAACACAGTGGAGAGGTGGCCGGGCTCGTGGACCTGATCAGTGATGCTAAAGCGGTATACCTGGTCGACGCCGCCGTCATGGGGCTTGAGCCGGGCAGTTTTCGGGAGTTCGATGCCAGCACTTCGCCTTTGCCGGCGTTGGGAGGAGCGTTTTCGTCCCATGCGCTGGGATTGTCTGAAGCGATTGAGTTGGCCCGCGCACTTGATGCGCTGCCTTCAGTATGCCGGGTGTTTGCGGTGGAGGCGGCCAGCTTCGAAGCCGGTGAAGGGCTGTCACATCCGTTAGGGGACACCCTGCCCCGGGTGGCTCAGGCAGTAATCGATAGCTTAAGACAGGAGAGTGGTCATGCATGA
- a CDS encoding Ni/Fe hydrogenase subunit alpha — MGRKTIKVDYLARVEGEGALNVTIRDGQVSKAELRIFEPPRFFEAFLRGRDYAEAPDVTARICGICPVAYQMSAVHAMENALGIEVEGQLRALRRLLYCGEWIESHALHIYMLHAPDFLGYAGAVDMARDYPDIVKRGLSLKKAGNAIMALLGGREIHPINVRVGGFYRTPTRKELEPLAETLKQARENALATVRWTAGLEMPEAERDYHLVALHHPGEYAMNVGRIVSNRGLDIAVADYNRHFVESHVQRSTALHSHLREHDCYLVGPLARYSLNHGQLSSLARETAKEAGLGVTCTNPFQSIVVRSVEVVYACDEALRIIDEYREPERPFELAEPKASEGFGCTEAPRGLLFHRYRLDASGGILEAQIVPPTAQNQPSIEADLKDLVGGWLDLPADTLRERCEQTIRNYDPCISCATHFLKLDVRHE, encoded by the coding sequence ATGGGCCGTAAAACCATCAAGGTGGATTACCTGGCGCGGGTCGAGGGTGAGGGTGCCTTGAATGTGACGATCCGGGACGGCCAGGTCAGCAAGGCGGAATTGCGTATTTTTGAGCCACCGCGCTTTTTTGAGGCGTTCCTGCGTGGGCGCGACTATGCGGAAGCACCCGATGTGACTGCCCGCATCTGCGGTATCTGTCCGGTGGCCTACCAGATGAGCGCTGTGCATGCGATGGAGAACGCGCTCGGCATTGAGGTGGAAGGCCAACTGCGGGCATTGCGGCGATTGTTGTACTGTGGCGAATGGATTGAAAGCCATGCCCTTCACATATACATGCTGCATGCCCCCGACTTCCTGGGGTACGCCGGGGCAGTGGATATGGCCAGGGATTATCCCGACATCGTTAAACGGGGACTGTCCCTGAAAAAAGCGGGTAATGCCATCATGGCCCTGTTAGGCGGTCGCGAAATCCATCCCATCAATGTGCGGGTGGGGGGATTCTACCGAACGCCGACTCGCAAGGAGCTGGAACCGCTGGCTGAAACCCTGAAACAGGCCCGTGAGAACGCCCTGGCAACTGTGCGCTGGACCGCTGGGCTGGAGATGCCGGAAGCCGAGCGGGACTACCATCTGGTGGCACTGCATCATCCGGGCGAATACGCCATGAATGTCGGACGTATTGTTTCCAATCGTGGTTTGGATATTGCCGTAGCGGACTACAACCGTCATTTTGTGGAGTCACACGTGCAACGCTCCACGGCGCTGCATTCCCACCTGCGGGAACACGATTGCTATCTGGTCGGGCCCCTGGCGCGCTACAGCCTTAATCACGGCCAACTCTCATCCCTGGCCCGGGAAACCGCCAAAGAAGCCGGTCTGGGTGTTACCTGCACCAACCCGTTCCAGAGCATTGTGGTGCGCAGTGTCGAGGTCGTGTATGCCTGCGATGAGGCCCTGCGCATCATCGACGAATACCGGGAACCGGAACGGCCGTTCGAGCTGGCCGAGCCGAAGGCGTCGGAGGGCTTTGGTTGCACCGAAGCTCCGCGTGGGCTGTTGTTTCATCGTTACCGGCTGGACGCTAGTGGCGGCATCCTTGAGGCGCAGATTGTGCCGCCCACGGCGCAGAACCAGCCGAGCATCGAGGCAGACCTGAAAGACCTGGTGGGGGGCTGGCTCGATTTGCCGGCCGATACCCTCCGCGAACGGTGTGAGCAGACCATTCGCAACTACGACCCCTGCATTTCCTGTGCAACGCATTTTCTCAAGCTGGATGTCCGCCATGAGTGA
- a CDS encoding oxidoreductase — MARSDHKPRLGVWKFASCDGCQLTLLDCEDELLQVAGAVDIAYFPEAARGSGRGTYDLSLVEGSITTLHDAERIQDVRRRSRTLVTIGACATAGGIQALRNFADIDDFMAAVYAHPEYIETLSTSTPIADHVPVDFELRGCPISKQQLLEVVSAYLCGRRPVTPAHSVCLDCKLRGNVCVMVAHGTPCLGPMTHSGCNALCPSYNRGCYGCYGPKENPNAPALSERLDQLGMGRAERLRFYRTFNAWAGPFREESERHGP, encoded by the coding sequence ATGGCGCGCTCGGATCACAAGCCACGCCTCGGTGTCTGGAAGTTTGCTTCGTGCGATGGCTGCCAGCTGACTTTGCTGGATTGTGAGGATGAACTGTTGCAGGTCGCCGGGGCCGTCGACATTGCCTATTTTCCGGAGGCCGCCCGTGGCAGTGGCCGTGGCACCTACGATCTGTCTCTGGTGGAAGGTTCCATCACCACACTCCACGATGCCGAGCGCATACAGGATGTGCGTCGGCGTTCGCGAACCCTGGTGACCATCGGGGCCTGTGCCACCGCCGGCGGCATTCAGGCGTTGCGTAATTTCGCCGATATTGATGATTTTATGGCGGCTGTCTACGCGCACCCGGAGTACATCGAAACGCTGTCTACGTCGACCCCCATCGCCGACCATGTGCCGGTGGATTTTGAATTGCGTGGCTGCCCCATCAGCAAGCAGCAGCTACTGGAGGTTGTGTCGGCATACCTGTGCGGGCGGCGACCGGTCACGCCGGCCCATAGCGTCTGCCTGGATTGCAAGCTCCGGGGCAACGTCTGCGTTATGGTGGCTCATGGAACGCCCTGCCTGGGGCCGATGACCCACAGCGGCTGCAATGCTCTGTGTCCGTCCTATAATCGGGGGTGTTACGGTTGCTATGGGCCCAAGGAAAACCCCAATGCGCCTGCGCTGAGTGAGCGCCTGGATCAACTGGGTATGGGCCGGGCGGAACGGTTGCGCTTTTATCGCACGTTCAATGCCTGGGCCGGGCCGTTCCGTGAGGAGAGTGAACGTCATGGGCCGTAA
- a CDS encoding FAD/NAD(P)-binding protein encodes MSDDLMVPEPVRVLRRQQELATTWTLELESGRAGRRSFLPGQFNMLYIFGVGEVPISLSGDAGQSETLIHTVRAVGPVSNKLAALKPMDTVGLRGPFGVGWPMAAGEGADLLIVAGGLGLAPLRPAIYHVLRHRERYGRVILLYGTRSPDDILYAGQLEEWNKRPDVEVHITVDHAGDDWLGKIGVVPSLVPTLGFDPEDTVAMVCGPEIMMRFTVNALRDAGVEDESIYLSMERNMKCALGHCGHCQFGSTFVCKDGPVLSFDRVRGLLSLKEF; translated from the coding sequence ATGTCAGACGACCTGATGGTACCTGAGCCGGTCCGGGTCCTGCGCCGACAGCAGGAACTGGCGACCACCTGGACGTTGGAGCTGGAGTCGGGCCGGGCCGGCCGCCGGTCTTTTCTGCCAGGGCAGTTCAACATGCTCTATATCTTTGGGGTGGGGGAGGTGCCCATCAGTCTGAGCGGTGATGCCGGACAATCGGAGACTCTGATTCATACGGTGCGGGCAGTGGGACCGGTTTCCAATAAGCTGGCAGCTTTGAAACCGATGGATACGGTTGGTCTGCGCGGTCCGTTTGGTGTCGGCTGGCCGATGGCGGCAGGCGAGGGCGCGGATTTGCTGATCGTGGCTGGAGGGTTAGGACTGGCCCCCTTGCGACCGGCGATCTATCACGTGTTGCGCCATCGGGAAAGGTATGGCCGGGTGATTCTGCTTTACGGCACACGCAGCCCCGACGATATCCTCTATGCCGGGCAACTGGAGGAATGGAACAAACGTCCGGACGTTGAAGTTCATATTACGGTGGACCATGCCGGTGATGACTGGCTGGGCAAGATTGGCGTGGTTCCTTCGCTGGTGCCGACGTTGGGTTTTGACCCTGAAGACACCGTAGCCATGGTGTGCGGGCCGGAAATCATGATGCGTTTTACGGTCAATGCGCTACGGGATGCCGGTGTTGAGGACGAGTCCATTTACTTGTCTATGGAACGAAACATGAAATGCGCGCTCGGACATTGTGGTCATTGCCAGTTCGGATCGACGTTCGTCTGTAAGGACGGTCCGGTGCTGTCGTTCGACCGGGTCCGCGGATTACTGAGCCTCAAGGAGTTCTGA
- a CDS encoding cyclic nucleotide-binding domain-containing protein, whose protein sequence is MKSIARIVCEHPFFQGLDGEFCDLVCGCARNVRFNQGDYLFHEGGDADYLYLIRYGQVALEIAVPGKPPVRFQTLHDGDLVGVSWILPPYHWAYDARAITLTRAIAMDAHCLRKKCDEDPVLGYDVLKRLLPILTSRLHATQLQILDVYGAPEQLE, encoded by the coding sequence ATGAAAAGCATTGCCCGGATCGTCTGCGAGCACCCGTTCTTTCAGGGTCTGGACGGTGAGTTCTGTGACCTGGTCTGCGGCTGCGCTCGCAATGTCCGGTTTAACCAGGGGGACTACCTGTTCCACGAAGGCGGAGACGCCGATTACCTCTATCTGATCCGCTATGGCCAGGTGGCGCTGGAAATCGCGGTGCCGGGAAAACCGCCGGTTCGTTTTCAAACCCTCCATGACGGTGATCTGGTGGGGGTATCCTGGATTCTGCCACCCTATCATTGGGCCTACGATGCACGTGCCATCACGCTGACCCGTGCCATTGCCATGGATGCCCATTGTCTGCGGAAGAAGTGTGATGAAGACCCGGTTCTGGGCTACGACGTGCTGAAACGCCTGTTGCCGATTCTGACCAGCCGGCTGCACGCGACACAATTGCAGATTCTCGATGTTTATGGTGCTCCGGAGCAGCTTGAGTGA